A DNA window from Chryseobacterium sp. MEBOG06 contains the following coding sequences:
- a CDS encoding helix-turn-helix domain-containing protein yields the protein MAQSSENKKIDLLKNMGDILPVFHESFNNSNIQVVSRKDDPCKNYLSPNRRDFYKILYFSKGLSVLTIGVNTYYLDNPTIVFLHPNEIVSWKNLDEGAEGYFVLFKKKFIDSKPILKLAMEHYELFSKSEKNVIQLKNDHIPLFDHWLEEMMGEMKTKDTFTEERLQTYIQMVMIEGVKVGNFPAPGMVSEEYRQVHDFFQLLEDETSQINVNHPIKIKTAKEFAHSLSIHPNQLNTLLKRHTGQNVSTHIKTRLLEETKAMLIQTDLTLQEIGYSIGFADQPNFTQFFKKNIGLSPLAFRKNYQQAAR from the coding sequence ATGGCACAGTCTTCTGAAAATAAAAAAATAGATCTGTTAAAAAATATGGGTGATATTTTACCTGTATTTCATGAGTCTTTTAATAATAGCAACATACAGGTAGTAAGCCGAAAAGATGATCCCTGCAAAAATTATCTCTCCCCAAATCGCAGAGATTTTTATAAGATCCTTTATTTCTCAAAAGGCTTAAGTGTACTGACCATTGGCGTGAATACCTATTATCTGGATAATCCGACAATTGTTTTTCTGCACCCCAATGAGATCGTGTCGTGGAAAAATCTAGACGAAGGTGCTGAGGGATACTTTGTTCTGTTCAAAAAGAAATTTATTGACTCAAAGCCCATACTAAAACTGGCTATGGAACACTATGAGCTCTTCTCAAAATCTGAAAAAAATGTTATTCAGTTGAAAAATGATCATATTCCGTTATTTGACCACTGGCTTGAAGAAATGATGGGCGAAATGAAAACAAAGGACACCTTTACCGAAGAAAGACTTCAGACCTATATACAGATGGTTATGATTGAAGGTGTAAAGGTAGGCAACTTTCCTGCTCCAGGCATGGTATCTGAAGAGTACAGGCAGGTCCATGACTTCTTTCAGCTATTAGAAGATGAGACTTCGCAGATTAATGTCAACCATCCTATCAAGATTAAAACAGCGAAAGAATTTGCTCATTCGCTGTCTATACATCCCAATCAACTGAACACACTGCTCAAAAGACATACAGGCCAGAATGTGAGTACCCATATTAAAACACGGCTTTTGGAAGAAACAAAAGCGATGCTCATACAGACCGATCTGACGCTACAGGAGATTGGGTACAGTATAGGTTTTGCCGATCAACCCAATTTCACCCAGTTTTTCAAAAAAAATATAGGGCTTTCTCCCCTGGCCTTTAGGAAAAATTACCAACAGGCAGCTCGGTAA
- a CDS encoding oxidoreductase: MKNQKTWLITGASQGLGLLTVKYLLAKDQIVIATTRDRNQFEPSILENNNLTVISLDITKESEVEAAVNMIITKHGKIDVLINNAGYGFLGAVEEASSSEIEKVFVVNVMGTFNLLRYVLPFMRQERSGHIINFSSASGLVSSSGFGIYNASKYAVEGLTEALKLDVEGLGIKVTLIEPGAFRTNFLGSSLGIAKNEISDYASTAGKYKNIFLGNNGKQPGNQEKAVEAIVKITEMEQPPLRLLLGTDAYKRVQTKIHQLNEEFERFKEITFSTDFIN, translated from the coding sequence ATGAAAAATCAAAAAACATGGCTTATTACAGGAGCCTCACAAGGATTGGGATTGTTAACAGTGAAATACCTTTTAGCAAAAGATCAGATTGTAATTGCAACCACAAGGGATCGTAATCAATTTGAGCCCTCTATTTTGGAAAATAATAATCTTACAGTGATCAGTTTGGATATTACCAAAGAGAGTGAAGTAGAGGCCGCAGTGAATATGATTATTACAAAACATGGAAAAATTGATGTTTTAATAAACAATGCCGGTTATGGCTTCCTCGGAGCTGTTGAAGAAGCTTCTTCATCAGAAATTGAAAAGGTTTTTGTAGTGAATGTAATGGGAACTTTTAACCTGCTGCGGTATGTTCTTCCTTTTATGCGTCAGGAGAGAAGTGGTCATATAATCAATTTTTCTTCTGCTTCCGGCCTCGTAAGTTCTTCCGGATTTGGTATTTATAATGCGAGTAAGTATGCTGTTGAGGGATTAACTGAGGCTTTAAAACTTGATGTTGAAGGATTGGGAATCAAGGTTACATTGATAGAACCTGGTGCATTTCGTACCAATTTTTTAGGAAGCTCTCTGGGGATCGCAAAAAATGAAATCTCGGATTATGCTTCTACAGCGGGGAAATATAAAAATATTTTTCTCGGCAATAATGGCAAACAACCTGGTAATCAGGAAAAAGCGGTGGAAGCAATTGTGAAGATTACAGAAATGGAACAGCCTCCATTACGCCTGCTTTTAGGAACCGATGCCTATAAAAGGGTTCAAACGAAGATTCATCAGCTGAATGAAGAATTTGAACGTTTTAAAGAAATTACCTTTTCAACAGATTTTATAAATTAA
- a CDS encoding MFS transporter — MNKTIYALSLGVFGVATSEFCVIGILPALAKTFNVSIDTAGWLMSGFALTVALCGPFITALTKNINRKTMLLLVLATFVISNVMSALASNFTVLLISRIIPAIFYPAFWAIALTLGMKQVAPKDAPKAISIVMMGLSISTVIGVPLTTYFADLFNWKASFIISGIVNIIAFLSLLVVVPSTPVERTKGNTQNLAILKEPFVWINYLYILLKIAGMFATYSYLADYFTKITHMNGTEVSLMLLLFGIAGIFGNWIVGKMVSKNVRLGFRYFPVALILVEILAYFFGTFFIPMTVIIFIWGFVHTSGFLIGNTRGAYKIPRETLEFTNSFVPSFFNLGVTFGTVAGGWVIKSTGVHNIIWMSVAFLLSAFALTFVHPRVRGIYQESSNAEREESYLSPEQLAH, encoded by the coding sequence ATGAATAAAACAATATATGCACTCTCACTTGGTGTATTTGGCGTAGCCACAAGTGAATTTTGTGTCATTGGAATATTGCCGGCTCTGGCCAAGACTTTTAATGTTTCTATTGATACAGCAGGCTGGCTGATGAGCGGGTTTGCACTTACAGTGGCGCTTTGTGGTCCTTTCATCACAGCGCTCACCAAAAATATAAACAGAAAAACAATGTTACTTCTTGTACTCGCTACTTTTGTGATTTCCAACGTCATGTCTGCATTAGCGTCAAACTTTACAGTTTTATTAATCTCCAGAATAATACCTGCGATTTTTTATCCTGCTTTTTGGGCCATAGCGCTTACATTGGGTATGAAGCAGGTAGCTCCTAAAGACGCTCCTAAAGCTATATCTATTGTCATGATGGGTCTTAGTATTTCAACGGTGATAGGGGTGCCGTTAACCACTTATTTTGCTGATTTATTTAATTGGAAGGCATCCTTTATCATCTCTGGAATTGTTAATATTATTGCTTTTCTGAGTTTACTTGTAGTAGTACCGTCTACTCCGGTTGAAAGAACGAAAGGCAACACCCAAAACCTGGCCATATTGAAGGAGCCATTTGTATGGATAAATTATCTTTATATCCTGCTGAAAATAGCAGGGATGTTTGCTACCTATAGTTACCTTGCCGATTACTTTACCAAAATTACCCATATGAACGGGACGGAGGTAAGTTTAATGTTACTGCTGTTCGGGATAGCCGGTATCTTTGGCAATTGGATCGTAGGCAAAATGGTTAGCAAAAATGTACGCTTAGGATTTCGCTATTTTCCTGTTGCTCTTATTCTGGTGGAAATTTTGGCTTATTTCTTCGGGACCTTTTTTATCCCAATGACAGTTATTATTTTTATCTGGGGATTTGTACATACATCCGGATTTCTTATTGGAAATACTCGTGGTGCATACAAAATACCTAGAGAAACATTGGAATTTACGAATAGCTTTGTCCCGTCTTTTTTTAATTTGGGGGTAACTTTTGGAACCGTTGCCGGGGGCTGGGTAATTAAATCTACGGGTGTTCATAACATTATATGGATGAGTGTAGCATTTTTGTTGTCTGCATTTGCTTTAACTTTTGTTCATCCCAGAGTAAGAGGAATATATCAAGAGAGTAGCAACGCCGAACGTGAGGAGTCTTACTTAAGTCCTGAGCAATTGGCCCACTAA
- a CDS encoding aldo/keto reductase gives MEYRLLGNSGLYVSELCFGTGTFGGVHGFEAWGSTQVADAKRIIDICIEAGINFFDTADIYSQGVSEEILGKAIEGKKREDLIISTKSTFPFGEGPNNQGSSRQRIIQQVEGSLKRMNTDYIDVYHMHGFDAVTPVEETLRALDDLIEAGKIRYIACSNFSGWHLMKSLSISEKYGWNKYIAHQVYYALTNRDYEWELMPLAEDQKVGAIVWSPLAGGRLGGKFSRSKEWPTSGRVAEGGSPVHEDSIERENLYRITDVLEAIADETQKTVPQVALNWLLQRPTISTLIIGARNEEQLRDNLGATGWKLTEEQIQRLNDASKAKAPYPYWHQTERPKINPAVNIFI, from the coding sequence ATGGAATACAGACTATTAGGAAATTCAGGATTATACGTGTCCGAGCTCTGCTTCGGAACTGGAACTTTTGGGGGAGTACATGGTTTTGAAGCATGGGGAAGCACTCAGGTAGCTGATGCTAAAAGAATCATTGACATCTGCATTGAAGCAGGAATCAATTTTTTTGATACAGCAGATATTTATTCTCAGGGAGTTTCCGAAGAAATTTTAGGGAAAGCCATCGAAGGAAAAAAACGGGAAGACCTTATTATTTCCACCAAATCCACATTTCCTTTTGGTGAAGGGCCCAACAATCAGGGATCTTCCCGCCAGCGCATCATTCAGCAGGTGGAAGGAAGCTTAAAACGGATGAATACAGACTATATCGATGTGTATCATATGCATGGTTTTGATGCTGTAACTCCTGTGGAAGAAACCCTAAGAGCATTGGATGACCTTATTGAAGCCGGAAAGATCCGTTATATTGCCTGTTCCAACTTTTCAGGATGGCATCTGATGAAATCACTGAGCATTTCTGAAAAATATGGCTGGAATAAATATATTGCCCATCAGGTGTATTATGCTTTAACGAATAGAGATTATGAATGGGAACTGATGCCACTCGCCGAAGATCAGAAAGTTGGAGCAATCGTTTGGTCTCCGCTTGCAGGAGGAAGACTTGGCGGTAAATTCAGCAGAAGTAAAGAATGGCCTACTTCAGGGCGTGTAGCAGAAGGTGGAAGCCCTGTACATGAAGACAGCATCGAAAGAGAAAATCTTTACCGTATCACAGATGTTCTGGAAGCTATTGCTGACGAAACGCAGAAAACAGTCCCCCAGGTAGCTTTAAACTGGCTTCTGCAAAGACCTACCATTTCAACTCTGATTATCGGAGCCCGCAATGAAGAGCAGCTAAGAGATAATTTGGGAGCAACAGGCTGGAAATTAACTGAGGAACAGATTCAAAGGCTTAATGATGCAAGCAAAGCAAAAGCACCATATCCGTACTGGCACCAGACAGAACGTCCGAAAATAAATCCGGCAGTCAATATTTTCATATAG
- a CDS encoding SMP-30/gluconolactonase/LRE family protein: MKKIIQFAVVLSFGYTGLFAQQKHSQKLTTVFEDQDHQLTGVAVSASERVFTNYPRWGEPYRYALVEVTGTSTSVPFPDESWNEWKGTGDKMKHFLCVQAVIIDDQNSMWVVDAGSTQPSQDNDKGQKLVKINLTTNTVERVYPLAGASDGKSYMNDTRIDTRKKLAYITNSNEGGIVIVDLVSGKARQVLYMAKATQTDPAYQVKRNGKTLLRDGQPFHVQSDGIALSPDGKQLYFKALTDNSLYHISTADLNNELLSEAELEKKVVFDGKFTTSDGMAFDHKGNLYLGDLEGRKIIRITPSLKTETVIPANEELAWPDSYHITKDGWLYISCSRIDEQPQFHQGKSERKGSYKIYKIHL, encoded by the coding sequence ATGAAAAAAATAATTCAATTCGCTGTAGTCTTAAGTTTCGGATATACAGGATTATTTGCACAGCAAAAGCATTCTCAGAAATTAACAACTGTTTTTGAGGATCAGGATCACCAGCTGACTGGAGTCGCCGTATCTGCCTCTGAAAGAGTATTTACCAATTATCCCCGCTGGGGTGAACCTTACAGGTATGCTCTGGTAGAAGTAACAGGTACCAGTACCTCCGTCCCTTTCCCGGATGAATCATGGAATGAATGGAAAGGTACGGGTGACAAAATGAAACATTTCCTTTGTGTACAGGCCGTTATAATTGATGATCAGAACTCAATGTGGGTAGTAGATGCCGGTTCTACACAACCTTCTCAGGATAACGATAAAGGTCAGAAGCTGGTTAAGATCAATCTTACTACCAATACCGTAGAGAGGGTCTATCCTCTTGCGGGAGCTTCTGATGGTAAAAGTTATATGAATGATACACGGATTGACACCCGTAAAAAACTGGCCTATATTACCAATTCCAATGAAGGAGGAATAGTGATTGTAGATCTGGTATCCGGAAAGGCACGCCAGGTTCTTTATATGGCTAAAGCCACTCAGACCGATCCTGCCTACCAGGTAAAAAGAAACGGGAAAACATTGCTCAGAGACGGCCAGCCTTTTCATGTACAGTCGGATGGCATTGCTTTAAGCCCTGATGGTAAACAGCTTTATTTTAAGGCATTAACAGATAATTCTCTTTATCATATTTCCACAGCAGATCTGAATAACGAATTATTATCTGAAGCGGAACTGGAAAAGAAAGTAGTATTTGACGGAAAATTTACGACTAGTGACGGAATGGCTTTTGACCATAAAGGCAATCTATATTTAGGAGATCTGGAAGGAAGAAAGATCATTCGTATTACTCCGTCATTGAAGACTGAAACCGTAATCCCGGCCAATGAAGAACTTGCATGGCCGGATAGCTATCACATTACTAAAGATGGATGGCTCTACATCAGCTGTTCGCGTATTGACGAGCAGCCTCAGTTTCACCAAGGTAAAAGTGAACGTAAAGGATCTTACAAAATATATAAGATACACCTTTAA
- a CDS encoding helix-turn-helix domain-containing protein, producing the protein MHVDKYTGEKKVHPGEHIILTAENIATTEICRQEHSQPVHKQKMLKDHFLLFVTQGTHEVRLGNDCYLVHKGEMVLLKKATYVEFVKRGNPHNDFIYESVSFSLKKSIIVDFIKLIEIDGYISTSSVAEDEVLIHPYGARLQTFLESLKPYFDDNEEVKMGLFKLKILELLYDLSQTNAQFLQQLIRLNQHEPSDLLQTMEAHYLEPYSISDLALISGRSLSSFRRDFETTFHTTPAKWIQEKRLQKARELFLTTELQITEVCYEIGYENVSHFSRLYKSFFGYSPSETKSQVI; encoded by the coding sequence ATGCACGTCGACAAATATACAGGAGAAAAGAAGGTACATCCGGGGGAACATATCATTTTAACAGCAGAGAACATTGCGACAACCGAGATATGCAGACAAGAGCATTCTCAACCCGTTCACAAGCAGAAGATGCTGAAGGATCATTTCCTGTTGTTTGTTACTCAGGGTACCCATGAAGTACGGTTGGGAAATGATTGCTATTTGGTTCATAAAGGCGAAATGGTACTTCTCAAAAAAGCAACCTATGTGGAGTTTGTAAAGCGTGGTAATCCGCATAATGATTTCATCTATGAAAGTGTTTCCTTCTCTTTAAAAAAAAGTATCATTGTTGACTTTATAAAGCTCATTGAGATCGACGGCTATATCAGCACTTCATCTGTAGCCGAAGATGAGGTTCTTATTCATCCCTATGGCGCACGCCTTCAGACATTCCTGGAATCGCTCAAACCCTATTTCGATGATAATGAAGAGGTAAAAATGGGATTATTCAAACTGAAAATCCTTGAACTGCTGTATGATCTTTCCCAAACGAATGCCCAGTTCCTACAACAGCTGATAAGACTGAACCAACACGAACCTTCTGATCTTCTGCAAACTATGGAGGCTCATTATCTTGAACCCTACTCCATCAGTGATCTTGCACTCATATCAGGAAGAAGCTTATCCAGTTTCCGCCGGGATTTTGAAACCACTTTCCATACAACACCTGCAAAATGGATCCAGGAAAAACGTTTACAAAAAGCTCGTGAGCTGTTTCTTACCACAGAACTTCAAATCACGGAAGTATGTTATGAGATTGGCTATGAAAACGTTTCCCACTTTTCCAGATTATATAAAAGTTTCTTCGGATACAGTCCCAGTGAAACTAAAAGTCAAGTAATTTGA
- a CDS encoding MBL fold metallo-hydrolase produces MKKTALTLFALVVHIFCQAQNFDLIPLGIYGGEQEDNLSAYLVGAPKDNAFICLDAGTVNAGIRKAIELKSLNGPEENVLRDQIKGYFISHGHLDHLSGLIINSPADSKKDIFAIAPVLQILQNHYFITDTWINFADQGQKPILGKYHYNELQEGVETPAKETPFFLKAYELSHVNPYKSSAVLVRRDDHYLLYLGDTGADRIEKSQQLDKLWESVAPLVKKGQLNTILIEVSFPNSQPENLLFGHLTPNLLLEELEKLKEKTGQNNLKKLNIVVTHRKPTKDNPEIIKKELLKNNPLQINYIFPEQGKKISLP; encoded by the coding sequence ATGAAAAAAACAGCACTTACTTTATTTGCTCTTGTTGTGCATATTTTCTGCCAGGCGCAAAATTTTGATCTTATTCCACTGGGGATTTATGGCGGAGAGCAGGAAGATAACCTATCCGCTTATTTAGTTGGAGCACCGAAAGATAATGCATTTATCTGTCTGGATGCAGGAACAGTAAATGCAGGAATACGGAAAGCCATTGAATTAAAAAGCCTGAATGGCCCTGAAGAAAATGTTCTTCGGGATCAGATCAAGGGGTATTTTATTTCTCATGGTCATTTGGATCACCTATCCGGGCTTATTATCAACTCCCCTGCTGATTCTAAAAAAGATATCTTCGCAATTGCACCGGTGCTTCAGATTCTACAGAATCATTATTTCATTACAGATACCTGGATTAATTTTGCAGATCAGGGCCAGAAGCCTATTCTAGGAAAATATCATTATAATGAACTTCAGGAAGGGGTGGAAACTCCTGCAAAAGAGACTCCGTTTTTTTTAAAAGCTTATGAACTGAGCCACGTTAACCCTTATAAAAGCAGTGCTGTACTGGTGAGAAGAGATGATCATTATCTGCTTTATCTTGGAGATACGGGTGCCGACCGTATTGAAAAATCCCAACAATTAGACAAACTTTGGGAAAGTGTTGCTCCGCTTGTAAAAAAAGGCCAGCTTAACACCATATTAATTGAAGTCTCTTTCCCAAACAGCCAGCCTGAAAACCTGTTGTTTGGCCACCTTACTCCTAATCTTTTATTAGAAGAGCTGGAAAAACTGAAAGAAAAAACAGGGCAAAACAATCTGAAAAAACTGAATATTGTAGTCACTCATAGAAAACCGACAAAAGATAATCCGGAAATTATAAAGAAGGAATTACTCAAAAATAATCCTTTACAGATCAACTACATCTTCCCGGAACAAGGCAAAAAAATCAGTTTACCTTAA
- a CDS encoding LacI family DNA-binding transcriptional regulator, with translation MKRITIKDLSKFLSLSTSTISRALLNDKNVNEETRKRVLDAAGQLGYKPNLTALNLKSGQSKTIGVVVPEMVTPFSAKVLEGIQNIMYPLGYRLVITQCDENPVIERKNLQLLESFDVDGIIINLCHETHNNDIYQRIINQGTPLVFFDRIPDNSLDVSKVIVDDYVQASLMVEYLIKTGRKRIAYIMGPPTIRNVIERLNGYKRILNKYNIFDEQLIVKTEGMTFEHGRNAAEQLLQKNIEFDGIFAFTDTLAIGAMNYLFEHNIKIPGDVAVTSFSGTELSTMTYPQLTSVQQPLVKMGKAAAELILEKIKDHSKPGRTVLMDAELVYRGSTL, from the coding sequence ATGAAACGTATTACCATTAAAGATCTATCAAAATTTTTGTCATTATCTACGTCTACGATCTCCCGGGCGCTCCTGAACGATAAAAATGTTAATGAAGAAACCCGGAAACGGGTACTGGATGCAGCCGGTCAGTTAGGATATAAACCGAACCTTACGGCTTTAAATTTAAAGTCCGGACAGTCAAAGACGATAGGTGTCGTAGTGCCTGAAATGGTAACCCCTTTTTCAGCAAAAGTTCTTGAAGGAATTCAGAATATAATGTATCCTCTGGGCTATAGGCTGGTGATTACCCAGTGTGACGAAAATCCTGTCATTGAACGAAAAAATCTCCAGCTTCTGGAAAGTTTTGATGTGGATGGCATCATTATCAATTTATGTCATGAAACGCATAATAATGATATCTACCAGCGCATCATCAATCAGGGAACTCCATTAGTTTTTTTCGACAGAATTCCTGATAATTCTCTGGATGTTTCCAAGGTGATTGTAGATGATTATGTCCAGGCATCCCTGATGGTGGAATACCTGATCAAAACAGGAAGAAAAAGGATCGCTTACATTATGGGTCCACCTACCATCCGCAATGTCATAGAAAGGCTGAACGGATATAAAAGAATTCTGAATAAATACAATATTTTTGATGAGCAGCTGATTGTAAAAACGGAAGGAATGACTTTTGAACACGGCAGAAATGCAGCAGAGCAATTATTGCAGAAAAATATAGAATTTGACGGTATTTTTGCGTTCACTGATACCCTGGCCATTGGAGCTATGAACTATCTTTTTGAGCATAACATAAAAATTCCCGGTGATGTAGCCGTTACCAGCTTTTCCGGCACGGAATTATCAACCATGACCTACCCTCAACTAACGAGTGTACAACAGCCACTGGTAAAGATGGGTAAAGCGGCTGCGGAATTAATTCTGGAAAAAATAAAAGACCACTCAAAACCCGGCAGAACAGTCTTAATGGATGCAGAGCTTGTATACAGAGGTTCTACTCTTTAG
- a CDS encoding mannitol dehydrogenase family protein: protein MNAISYHYDTQKITSGILHIGVGNFHRAHQQFYTNILLESEDQRQWGICGVCLLPSDEKIVRDLRAQNLEYTLTVCGRTGTDQVYKIGSLNELIWGIEDPEAVKEKIADTNVKIISLTITEGGYNLNKETGEFLLHDPKIQHDLQSPETPSTVFGFIAEGLRLRKMRNSGGITILSCDNLQHNGNTAKRAFTAFIEAVDKELAEWVNTNVTFPNSMVDRITPSTTSEDIIRLNRNSGIDDLAPVYCEDFEQWVIEDNFIAGRPAWEKAGVEFTNDVTAFENMKLSLLNASHTLLSYPSFLMGYRKVDQAMENQTIIKFIRDFMDTDITPFVPAPENTDLNEYKNTLIERFSNHSVSDQVSRLCFDGISKFPVYIIPNLDNMIKADADLVRPAFLIASYRHYLKYKTDDSGSSYEIAEPWLTANDENLIKSQEPLDFLELSAFKGTNLKDSNKFTGLYTGFVSAIKEEGCGPVLKSIIK, encoded by the coding sequence ATGAATGCAATTTCTTATCATTACGATACTCAAAAAATAACGTCCGGAATTTTACACATTGGCGTAGGAAACTTCCATCGTGCCCACCAGCAGTTTTATACCAACATTTTACTGGAATCCGAGGATCAGCGGCAGTGGGGAATATGTGGTGTATGTCTGCTGCCTTCAGATGAAAAAATTGTTCGTGATCTGAGAGCTCAGAATCTTGAGTATACACTTACGGTGTGCGGAAGAACGGGAACTGACCAGGTTTATAAAATAGGATCATTAAACGAACTCATCTGGGGAATAGAAGATCCTGAGGCCGTAAAAGAGAAAATTGCTGACACCAATGTGAAAATAATCAGCTTAACGATCACAGAAGGCGGTTATAATCTGAATAAAGAAACAGGAGAATTTCTTTTACATGATCCGAAAATACAGCACGACTTACAGAGTCCGGAAACTCCTTCCACTGTTTTCGGGTTTATTGCAGAAGGATTACGCCTCAGAAAAATGAGAAATAGCGGAGGAATTACCATACTTTCCTGTGATAACCTTCAGCATAACGGTAATACAGCCAAAAGAGCTTTTACAGCATTTATAGAAGCCGTAGACAAAGAACTTGCGGAATGGGTGAATACCAATGTTACTTTCCCCAACAGTATGGTGGACAGAATTACTCCTTCCACAACATCTGAAGACATTATCCGGCTGAACCGCAACAGCGGAATTGATGATCTGGCTCCCGTTTACTGTGAAGATTTTGAACAATGGGTGATAGAGGACAATTTTATTGCCGGAAGGCCTGCCTGGGAGAAAGCAGGAGTAGAATTTACCAATGATGTGACCGCTTTTGAAAATATGAAACTTAGTCTTTTAAATGCTTCACATACGCTGTTGTCTTATCCTTCTTTTCTGATGGGGTACCGAAAAGTGGACCAGGCAATGGAAAATCAGACTATTATAAAATTTATCCGCGATTTCATGGATACTGATATCACTCCTTTTGTTCCCGCTCCTGAAAATACAGATCTCAATGAATACAAAAACACACTTATCGAAAGATTTTCCAATCATAGTGTGAGTGACCAGGTGAGCCGTCTGTGTTTTGATGGAATTTCAAAATTTCCTGTGTATATTATCCCTAATCTTGATAATATGATCAAAGCTGATGCCGATCTTGTCCGCCCTGCTTTTCTGATTGCTTCCTACAGGCATTATCTGAAGTATAAAACTGATGATTCTGGCAGTTCCTATGAAATTGCAGAGCCGTGGCTTACAGCAAATGATGAAAACCTGATCAAAAGCCAGGAACCACTTGACTTTCTAGAATTATCAGCTTTTAAAGGAACGAATCTTAAGGACTCAAATAAATTTACAGGCTTATATACGGGTTTTGTGAGTGCAATAAAAGAAGAAGGATGTGGTCCTGTTTTAAAATCAATTATAAAATAA
- a CDS encoding MFS transporter, whose translation MITPTDIKSSGGKSDNPILPFAIITFIYFIVGFLTTVNEQLQAPLKFTFLSHAGSLKNTFTTMTTFFFFLGYLLNGTLGSKWVNAFGYKNTILRGLLFMISGLFMYLSSSWFGSQYPDLKFGIKDAVIPFAFVIFVVGSYLMGTSAAIIQVVVNPYAASYEMKGTQPVQRLNILTAINSIGTTSAPFFVTVVMFSGISIESIEIRQLLFPLSMLILCILIIIMVTKRLYLPDIANTRAADGEKLERSIWSFRHFVLGVLAIFFYVGTEVAIGANINLYAFELMDSGHPISFFGKTDIIIGGVDFGIHALLSTLYWGGFLVGRSVSSFFNKISARAQLIVTTILAGVFALVSMVTQNLWFLVAIGLLHSSMWSCIYSLSIKGLNKYTSKASGIFISAVFGGAVFTLIQGGLADVFGSWRWTWFLTVICELLMLCYALFGSRIREKDIVS comes from the coding sequence ATGATCACACCAACTGATATAAAGTCTTCGGGAGGAAAGTCTGATAATCCCATTCTTCCCTTTGCGATCATTACATTTATTTACTTTATCGTTGGGTTTCTGACTACGGTAAATGAACAGCTGCAGGCTCCTTTGAAGTTCACTTTTCTCAGTCATGCAGGAAGCCTCAAAAATACATTTACGACAATGACTACCTTTTTCTTTTTTCTGGGTTACCTGCTGAATGGGACACTGGGAAGTAAATGGGTAAATGCTTTTGGATATAAAAATACCATTCTCAGGGGGCTTTTGTTTATGATTTCAGGACTGTTTATGTATCTGTCTTCATCATGGTTCGGATCTCAGTATCCCGATTTGAAATTCGGTATTAAAGATGCCGTCATTCCTTTTGCATTTGTGATTTTTGTTGTAGGATCTTATCTGATGGGAACTTCTGCAGCGATTATTCAGGTGGTTGTGAATCCTTATGCAGCCTCTTACGAAATGAAAGGTACTCAGCCTGTTCAGCGTCTGAATATTTTAACGGCCATTAACTCTATAGGAACTACTTCAGCACCTTTTTTTGTCACAGTTGTAATGTTCAGCGGTATTTCGATAGAAAGTATTGAGATAAGACAATTGCTGTTTCCGCTTTCAATGCTTATCCTGTGTATCCTGATCATTATTATGGTAACTAAAAGGCTTTATCTGCCGGATATTGCGAACACAAGAGCTGCAGATGGTGAAAAACTGGAGAGAAGTATCTGGTCATTCCGGCATTTTGTATTGGGAGTTCTTGCAATATTCTTTTATGTGGGAACAGAGGTGGCTATCGGAGCCAATATTAATCTTTATGCTTTTGAGCTTATGGATTCGGGACACCCGATCAGTTTCTTTGGTAAAACAGATATTATCATTGGCGGAGTTGATTTTGGAATTCATGCTTTGTTGTCTACACTTTATTGGGGTGGATTTCTTGTAGGAAGATCTGTATCAAGCTTTTTTAACAAAATATCTGCGAGAGCTCAGCTGATTGTAACAACTATTTTAGCGGGTGTATTTGCTTTGGTTTCTATGGTTACTCAGAATCTCTGGTTTCTGGTGGCTATCGGTCTTCTGCATTCATCTATGTGGAGCTGTATATATTCACTCTCTATAAAAGGGTTAAACAAATATACCTCAAAAGCTTCAGGAATATTTATTTCTGCCGTATTTGGAGGAGCCGTTTTTACGCTTATTCAGGGAGGTCTGGCAGATGTTTTCGGGTCCTGGAGATGGACATGGTTTCTTACGGTAATCTGTGAATTACTGATGCTTTGCTATGCCCTGTTCGGTTCCAGAATAAGAGAAAAAGATATCGTAAGCTGA